CGGATTCGTATAGCCGAACTGCATGAAGTGATCATCAGGAACAGAGTCCAGTAGCCAGAGGCCTTTGCCTGGTGGTGTCTGAGATACTTTCAGAATACCCTGGATTGAGCGTGAGCCACTTTTGGCAAATGCGCCGAGGCTTTTTTCCTCAATAGTAGTTAGGCCTCCAGCAAAATTGCCGGGCGAAGCAGACCATTGCTGAACAGATTGGCAATAACGCATCGCTTTCTCGTAAGCGTAGTCAACAGCTTGTTTGGCTTCGTCATTGACGGCGCGATCGAGTAGAATTTCTTTCAGGCCAATCAATTCAACGATCTCTTCGAAAACAGCAGTGCCACCAGCATCTACAAGTTTGTCAAAGAAACTCCCGACAACTGGATTTCCCGCAAGTCCGGAAGTTGCATCGCTACCGCCACATTCGCAACCGACTACGAGATCTGCAGGCTTCATTTCGACCTGAGAAATTCGGGCGATTTTTGCCTTTAATTCATTTACGATCTCTTTGCCTTTTGCGATGCTTTTACTGGTCCCACCGTTTTCCTGAATGAAAAAGCTTTCTGCCGGACGGCCAGACTCTCTGACTACATCGGCAATCTTACCCGGCTGAGTATATTCGCAACCAAGCCCAACTGAAAGAATTGCCCCAATGTTTGGATGTCTTGCCAGGGCAAGCATCATACGAATTGCATAAGCATTATCGTAGCAGCCTGAAAAGCCTATAACATGGACATCGTCTTCGTTGTTGGCAATGCCATGGGCTACGAAGCTTGCGCACTCAACCGTGTAGATCACGAGGACAAGGTTTCGTATGCCTTTGCGTCCATCTTCTCTAAGATAGCCTTTCCAACTAATGTCTTCCCAGTTGCTCATTGATAAACTCCATCTTCAGTTGGGGCACCGGTTTCATTGTCTAGTGTGTTGGACCGCTCATCGAATTGGCTTTCCAGGTTATGCAGATGAATCCACTCACCGGATTGGATTGCCTGACTGGCAGTGCCGATTACGACACCATACTTGATCACAGCGTCACCATTGTTTAGGTTCGCAAGCGCAATTTTATGACTCATGCGAATGGCTTCAGTGGCATGGATTTTCTCCATTGGTGATTCGCCAAGTAGTGTAACTTCGCCGATTGATAATTCGGTTAGCGCCGTTGCAACGTTATCACTCGAATGAATGACAAATGCCTTTCCGGAACTCATCAAAGAACTCCGTATTTTTTGAAAGCTTCACTCGAGCTCATACCTGCTTCAATTTCCTTACGAACTAGGTTTTCGGCACTGGCTTTTTCAAGGGCCTTTTCAATGACGGTTTTTACATGTTTCCTGGGAATGATAACGACGCCATCGAGGTCGCCAAAAACTAAATCACCCGGCTCAATCCAAACGCTTTCTATTTCAATTGGGCAACGAAAGTTCTGGATGTAGGTACGAACACGTGAGTCCTGTGCAAATCGTCCGGTGCTGAATACTGGCCAGTTTTGTTCGAGTACCTTGGGCGTATCGCGGTGTGGTCCATGGACAACGGCACCAACTCCGCCGCGTGTTTTTGCTGTAGCGGTGAGGATCTCTCCCCAAAGAGCTGAACTCATACTGCCGCCACTGATATAGACTTCACCCTCCTGGATTTGGTCCAGAGCCTCGGTCAGTTTTCCAAAAGGTTTTTCCTGTTCGCCGAAAATATCGCACGAAAGTACCGGCATGGCCCAACCAGCGACTTTCATATCCAATGTCATGGGTTGAATTTCACGGGGAAGAAATTGATGATAACATCCCAATTCATCGAGAATATCTCCCACGACTGGCGTGTAGAGTTTCTCTTTCATCAGCGTGAATAATTCAGTGTCGCTACTCCAAGTATCCATAGTATAGCTGCCATGCTAGAGTGTATTGCATGGGGAAGACAGACATTTGTGCTAGCTAAGTCATTCATTGAATGAATGTGCTACACTGCTGCGATAGAGGTATTTAAGGAGCTTTGGTGCTTTTACACCCGCTTTAACTGAACGGCGATATTGGAGGAATCTTGGATATCGAAGTAGCCTTCTCCTGAGTTACCAGTTGCGAAATACAAATGGCTGGGTTTTCCCTCTTTGCACAGTAGCCACACACGCTCCAGAAAGTCCTGCTCTGAACGAGAGCCATCATCCCAATTCAAACTGCGTTTATAGAAACATGGGTCATTCGGAAACTCCCAATGAATTCCGTCATGACTCCATGAACGAATTCCGGCCCTGGGGACTCCGGCAATGGCACCGTTCATATCTTTGGCTAGCATTTCCAGGCATTCACCATTGTGCCAAATAAAGGGATCTTCAAGGTCTGCATCCATTATCCCACTGAACAATGGTCCATCCTGAAGTCGGGTAAATGGACCCTCGGGATTATCCGAACGGCATATACCAAAACGAAAGGGAGCTGGCAGAGAATCTCCAACATAAGGCTTTTCTATGCTTTTGTAGAGCATGACCCAACCTAGCTTAGGATCATAGGTAACGGAGGGATTTGTGGTGATAATAGCATCCCACTTTCCAGGACGTGGGGAAAGCAGTGGTTTGTCCCGTCTGAGCCAGGGGCCAGTTATTGCAGGAGCAGTAGCAACTCCAATTGTTTGCTGATTCCAAGCTTCAAGCCATTGTTTATAATGTTTTTTCCCTTTTGGAGGAACAGTATTTAAATCCCCTTTGAATGTTGTCCCTGAGTAATAGAGCAAGTAACCACCTTTAGGGTTTTTGATAATGACGGGATTATGGACGCTGCGAGCATCCCAATAAAACTCTTCTCTTTGACCAAGTACGACTTCCTCAAAATGAAAAGGCTCATCAGGAGAAGAGGCAACTGCCCTGATAATTTCACTATTCGTTACCCAGGCTGTGAATGGATAGTCTTTTTTCCAACGTGAGGCAAAGAGATGAAACTTTCCATCTTCGGCTTCGATGACTGCTCCACACCAGACGTGATAACCTGGCATACTGAAACCTCCTGCTTTGCATGTCGTTCCAAGTGTGAATCCATCCAGTGTTAGATGTGCCTGCATCGATAGGGAGGTTTAACTTTGATGCTGGGTTTTGGTTTGGCCGGAATCTGTCTTTACGAAGTCGTATTCATAAGACTCACCGCCAACAGTTACAATAAGCTGATCATAGTCTGAATTCCATTCCGTTTGTGGCAGTTCATCACCATCCATAAATGGAAATAGCATGACTTTGAACTCAGGGCGTACAACGTTCTTTGTTGGAATTGAAATACGGACAGATTTAATTGTATCCTTGCCGACTTTGAGGTCGACATGTTCCAGATTGATCGGTGCGGATTGGCCTTTGGCCTCCAGGACTTTGACGAGGAGGCGTGGGCCGCCATTGACGTCTTCCTTGTGGCGCAGGATCAGTTTTTCCTTGTCGCTTGAAACCTTCACCATTTGATCGCCGATGACCGTGTTGGCTATCCAGGTATAGTCATGTGGTTTCCCGTCTTTTTCAACGTCATCAATGATCAGAACAAATGGGTTTGCTCCACGTTGAAGTATTGCAGTACGGATGGCCTGATTGACGGGATTCATGCGATAGATTCCAGTAGCATGCCCATAACCATTCATATCAATTGGCCTTTCCAGCATCCACTTGGGTATCGTTTCACCTTCACGTTCGAAGTAGAAATCGGACCACATCAGACCATGGTCTGTAACTAATTCCTGCGGCCCCGATTGCGGTTTCCCAAAGGTGTAGTCAAAAAACGGCTTGGCGTCACCGACTCCAATGATGACATCATCCGTCTCAACAAATTCGAGGAATTTGCCTGGCATCGATGGCCAGGCATTACGCTTTGAAGAGTTGGCACTGACTCCGTCAATAAGGACAGTCGATCCGATATCATTGATCGTTCCTCCAAATTTTCCTCGGTCGATGATCCATTCGCGACCGAGAGCCCAAAGCTCAAATGAATTCACATCGGAATGTTGATGCCCGAGAAAATACTTATCCATGCGGCAGCGAAAATCTAATCTTATGCCTTCTTTATCCCAGAAATCTCGTGCAAGAACAATTCCCCGGTCAGGGCAGAATAAGACCGGATCAAGTTCACCAGCAGCTTCATCAAGCGTCTGATCTGGATAAGCTACTGGTTCTCCAAAAATTGCGTGGAAAATATCGAAACGACGATCCTGGTCGTTCATCAGGTTTTCTATTAGTTTGCCGTAAACATAGTCTACTCTTTCATCATCTGGCCATAGATACTTTGCGATTATCAGATGACGAGGAGGCAGGCCTATTTCTCCTGATCCTGATTTGCCACCAACGACATCATGATGTGATTTAATGGATTTACCATTGGGGTCCATTAATCGGAATATAGTTTCAATGGCAGGGTAGAAGCGGGTGGTTTCAACAATTTTTTCACGATTGTCCCGTCGACTAATGGCAAGGTCTGCCAGGCTGTGCCATGTCATGCCAAAAGTATAATATCCGTAACCTTCATGCGGTAGCCCGGATTCAAATACTCCATACTGAGTAAGGAACTCAGCATTAGTGTGCTCGATGTTGTCGAGTGAGTTTTCGTCAAAACCAGGCTCTCCTTCAATCGCCAGTAGAGATAGAATAATGTGGTCATGGTAGCCCTTCCAGTTCGAGGAGTTATCTTGAGGAAGTGATGTGCTGCCAATTGGCTGGCGATGGGCTGTCATTCTGGCAAGCAGTTTTCGTGCATCATTTCGACCTTTGTCATCCATCCAGTTGTAAAGTATGTCGTAGCAAAGTCCGACTGCCCAGTTCACATCATGAACCAGTGTATTAGTATGGTTTGATTGATACCAGGTTAGCTTTTCTTCGCATGCGATTGAAAAGACCTTACTAAGCTCAGTCAGTTCTTCGATATTGGATTGGCCATCGGTTCCGAGCCATGCCAGATAGGAAGCTTCCAGCAAAACGAGAAAGAAACCACCGGCATTATCACCGTATACGCTTTGTAAAGAGACCGGTGTTCCGTTAAGAAGGGACATATAAATACTGCCATACGAGTCATTCGAATCCTTCAAGCGTTTGGCTCTGGCTTGCATGGCACTGTTCGCCCTCATGACCACAGGAACTGTCGTTGCCTTATGTCGAAGCTCTGGTAGGTCCTCTTTGGTAAACAACACTCTGGGATGCACACCTGGTTCCGGTGTTGAGGTAAGTTCACGAATTGCCGGCGCACGTTCAGGGTAAAACAGGACAGTGACATTGTCTTGTGCAATGATTCGTCCTTTATCATCTTCCAAAGCTAGCTGTAGTAGAAATTTACTGTAGACTCCGTCTTTGTCGTCTTCGACTGGATCAAACTCGGCAATTGTTATTGCTTCGTTTGGATTTTGAAAAGTGACATCACCATTGCCGGATAGTTTGCGCCAGACAGGTGTTAAACCAGAGCTGTTTTCAATCTGCCCTTGGAGCTCAACTGCGTTTTCTCCTGGCAGCATTTGATAAATATTTGGACCTGCATCTACAACGACCTCATCAATGATCTCAAGGATGGCATCATCCTCAGGTCCAGGCCCATTCATTATGTAGGCGATGTCATCTGCACTTAATTCGTAGTCAAACACGGCAAAGTCATCAAGTTGCCCATTGAAGTTGTCCCTGCCTGAGCGACCACGACTGGCGATGAACTGAGAATGTCTTAAATCAGCGCTACTGAATTGCGCATTGGCGTGAGCAAACTTATCTGCTACCTCGCCCACCTTTTGACCATCGATGTAGAGTGCTCTTGTGATGTTCTCACCTTCGGTTTTTATGACTACCGCGATATGGTGCCACTGATTATCTCTTAAGTCCTGTGCTATTGGAGCGATCCCTGTGAGCCCATGGATTTCGTTTCTAATTCGTCCAGCTTTATCCATCGGTAGTATGCCCAATAGAGCTGTGATATAGCCTTGCGTTTCTGCGTTGCCTTTGACCCAGAAAGATAAAGATCGAGCAGGGTGCTCTCTGTTATGAACAGGCTCTAAGTGCGCGCTATTAATAATTTCAATATCGGAGTCGCTCGCTGAAAAATCCCATCCGTATCCTGTGAAATTCCGTGCGCCCGGAGTCATTGTCGGAATCCCATTTTCGGCATACCTGAGTTTGAGTCCGGTTGATTTCGTTGCATCCGTAAAGGCATCAGGGCCACTGTGTGCAGGTTCATCAAAATCAACGAGCATCAATGGGTTAAGAACTGCTAGATATGATCTCGAATTCGGGCTGGCAACAAGCACACTGAGATCGGAATGCGAAGTGAGTTCTCCGTCTGATGCATTGAGGCGCAGCTTATAGTGACCAGGCATGTCAAAGCTCACTTCGCTTTTTACGTCACGATCGTCTGAGAATCTCACCTGAGAACCGTCGGGCGATTCTTCGACTGTCCATTTGGTCGATAGCTTTTGGTTCGCGCCGATGCTATTGTCCTCGACGAAACCATTTAGCTTCCCTGTATCATGCGTAGATTCTAATTCAAAGCCATTGCCGGCAAGGACGTGTGGTGGCTGGTTGGCGAGGACTTTTACTTTGACCGTCGATTCATTGTTCCCGCTCGTCAGACTGAATTCGTAATCACCGGGTTCTTCAAACTTTACATAGGCCGTCTCACGGTTTTGGTCCTTGAATTGAATTGTTTGGGGCCCGGCTTTCTGTTGCCAACGGATTGAGCTATTGAGAGGTGCATAGCCTTGGAGTGTTAGATGATTGGGGAGGATGACTTCCTGGTCTTCGCCGGCGAAAACCGGCCCAGCGTTGATATATGCAATTTCATTATCTGTCAGTTGTCGATCAAAGATGGCGATATCAGCGAGTGCGCCAAAATCATAACCAGGATCAGAAGGATTTCTTGCGCCAATCGACCAGGTTCGACCAATACTGGTCTTCAGCATTTTCATGTAAGCTCCGGATTTTTTCCCAGCCAATTTCCCATCTACGTATATTTGGATATTATCGAGTTTCCCTTTGAAATCTACCCGAATAACTATATGATGCCATTTGTTGTCCCAAATTGGATTGTTGCGAGGTGTTGAAGCATTTTGATAGTCATTGCTGCCACCCCAGATACCAAAGTTG
The Rubellicoccus peritrichatus DNA segment above includes these coding regions:
- a CDS encoding glycoside hydrolase family protein; the encoded protein is MQAHLTLDGFTLGTTCKAGGFSMPGYHVWCGAVIEAEDGKFHLFASRWKKDYPFTAWVTNSEIIRAVASSPDEPFHFEEVVLGQREEFYWDARSVHNPVIIKNPKGGYLLYYSGTTFKGDLNTVPPKGKKHYKQWLEAWNQQTIGVATAPAITGPWLRRDKPLLSPRPGKWDAIITTNPSVTYDPKLGWVMLYKSIEKPYVGDSLPAPFRFGICRSDNPEGPFTRLQDGPLFSGIMDADLEDPFIWHNGECLEMLAKDMNGAIAGVPRAGIRSWSHDGIHWEFPNDPCFYKRSLNWDDGSRSEQDFLERVWLLCKEGKPSHLYFATGNSGEGYFDIQDSSNIAVQLKRV
- a CDS encoding UxaA family hydrolase — protein: MSNWEDISWKGYLREDGRKGIRNLVLVIYTVECASFVAHGIANNEDDVHVIGFSGCYDNAYAIRMMLALARHPNIGAILSVGLGCEYTQPGKIADVVRESGRPAESFFIQENGGTSKSIAKGKEIVNELKAKIARISQVEMKPADLVVGCECGGSDATSGLAGNPVVGSFFDKLVDAGGTAVFEEIVELIGLKEILLDRAVNDEAKQAVDYAYEKAMRYCQSVQQWSASPGNFAGGLTTIEEKSLGAFAKSGSRSIQGILKVSQTPPGKGLWLLDSVPDDHFMQFGYTNPNDSEGILDLISTGAQIVLFVTGRGSVIGSPVAPLLKITGNPKTYENLIEDMDFNAGQVLEGKETLDSASDDLFQLIIRIAKGELSKPEKLGHKEFFIPYKHQDTPSLQSGCRA
- a CDS encoding LamG domain-containing protein → MKLLLSLPIILAIICFTSPAFGQTYLDRLNPVAHVHFDTSPGQNGESVILGNGTQLTRPDKFAGTSASGAHGPHSWTGHAWDFSKIDGPYLLKVNEAMSRVGDIEKTDGFTVSFWVKGEYSGRTSRIMNGPFDIGTNNFGIWGGSNDYQNASTPRNNPIWDNKWHHIVIRVDFKGKLDNIQIYVDGKLAGKKSGAYMKMLKTSIGRTWSIGARNPSDPGYDFGALADIAIFDRQLTDNEIAYINAGPVFAGEDQEVILPNHLTLQGYAPLNSSIRWQQKAGPQTIQFKDQNRETAYVKFEEPGDYEFSLTSGNNESTVKVKVLANQPPHVLAGNGFELESTHDTGKLNGFVEDNSIGANQKLSTKWTVEESPDGSQVRFSDDRDVKSEVSFDMPGHYKLRLNASDGELTSHSDLSVLVASPNSRSYLAVLNPLMLVDFDEPAHSGPDAFTDATKSTGLKLRYAENGIPTMTPGARNFTGYGWDFSASDSDIEIINSAHLEPVHNREHPARSLSFWVKGNAETQGYITALLGILPMDKAGRIRNEIHGLTGIAPIAQDLRDNQWHHIAVVIKTEGENITRALYIDGQKVGEVADKFAHANAQFSSADLRHSQFIASRGRSGRDNFNGQLDDFAVFDYELSADDIAYIMNGPGPEDDAILEIIDEVVVDAGPNIYQMLPGENAVELQGQIENSSGLTPVWRKLSGNGDVTFQNPNEAITIAEFDPVEDDKDGVYSKFLLQLALEDDKGRIIAQDNVTVLFYPERAPAIRELTSTPEPGVHPRVLFTKEDLPELRHKATTVPVVMRANSAMQARAKRLKDSNDSYGSIYMSLLNGTPVSLQSVYGDNAGGFFLVLLEASYLAWLGTDGQSNIEELTELSKVFSIACEEKLTWYQSNHTNTLVHDVNWAVGLCYDILYNWMDDKGRNDARKLLARMTAHRQPIGSTSLPQDNSSNWKGYHDHIILSLLAIEGEPGFDENSLDNIEHTNAEFLTQYGVFESGLPHEGYGYYTFGMTWHSLADLAISRRDNREKIVETTRFYPAIETIFRLMDPNGKSIKSHHDVVGGKSGSGEIGLPPRHLIIAKYLWPDDERVDYVYGKLIENLMNDQDRRFDIFHAIFGEPVAYPDQTLDEAAGELDPVLFCPDRGIVLARDFWDKEGIRLDFRCRMDKYFLGHQHSDVNSFELWALGREWIIDRGKFGGTINDIGSTVLIDGVSANSSKRNAWPSMPGKFLEFVETDDVIIGVGDAKPFFDYTFGKPQSGPQELVTDHGLMWSDFYFEREGETIPKWMLERPIDMNGYGHATGIYRMNPVNQAIRTAILQRGANPFVLIIDDVEKDGKPHDYTWIANTVIGDQMVKVSSDKEKLILRHKEDVNGGPRLLVKVLEAKGQSAPINLEHVDLKVGKDTIKSVRISIPTKNVVRPEFKVMLFPFMDGDELPQTEWNSDYDQLIVTVGGESYEYDFVKTDSGQTKTQHQS
- a CDS encoding UxaA family hydrolase, whose product is MSSGKAFVIHSSDNVATALTELSIGEVTLLGESPMEKIHATEAIRMSHKIALANLNNGDAVIKYGVVIGTASQAIQSGEWIHLHNLESQFDERSNTLDNETGAPTEDGVYQ
- a CDS encoding RraA family protein, giving the protein MDTWSSDTELFTLMKEKLYTPVVGDILDELGCYHQFLPREIQPMTLDMKVAGWAMPVLSCDIFGEQEKPFGKLTEALDQIQEGEVYISGGSMSSALWGEILTATAKTRGGVGAVVHGPHRDTPKVLEQNWPVFSTGRFAQDSRVRTYIQNFRCPIEIESVWIEPGDLVFGDLDGVVIIPRKHVKTVIEKALEKASAENLVRKEIEAGMSSSEAFKKYGVL